One Archangium violaceum genomic window, ACAGCCTTGGGGCGAAACCTGAGGCTCCGTCCAAGGCGTATGAGTTCCTTACGCGCCTGGGATTCTCGCTCACCGAACTCGGGGCTTCGTCGGCGGTGATTCCTCTTGAGCACCCAGGGTACGGCGTGATTGCCCTTGTCGATGCGCCTACCGCATCAATCCCAAGTACGGGACTGAGATTGCGTGCGCGTGACAAGACCCAACAAGCGCTCCTCAATGAAGTCATCGCGGACCACAAGCAGGCGTTGCGCGGTGGTTGACAGGGTCCGCTGCGCCTATAGTCTGACAATGTCGATCAACGCCAAGTCGCTGCGGGGAGACGCTGGCGGCGCCCATGTGACAACGAGAGGCCGCTGCCAGATTCTTCCTTCCGCCGCGATTGGCAAAGCGTTGACGAGGTCGAGAGCCGAAGCGAAGGTGGCGAACGGCGCCTGACACAGGCCGCCCGAACTGCGGGGCCGGTGGTGGAGGAGGCCGGCCGCAGCCCCAGTTGCGCCAGGCCCCCGCCAAGGAGTTATCAGAAGGCGATCACTGCCTGTGAAGCCTCGGGCGGCAAGACCAAGCTCATCTTCCACGGCACCAGCAAGATGACCGGCAGCAAGTCGAAGAGGGACTTCGAGATCGACATCCGCCTGGAGGCCTCCGGGCAGTCGGAGAGTTCCTGCACGCCCATCTCCGCCACCTCGGCCTGGGAGTACAAGGGGAACGTCGACGGGGCGGACACCTCCTTCGGCGATGGAAGGCAGACCTGGAACGGCTCGGGCCGCATCGGCGACAGCCAGTCCGGTGTGATCGAGGTGGAGACGAAGGCGGAGGTGGTGGATGGCTCGGTGTGCGACTCCGAGGCGGCCTCGGGCAGCACCACCGTCAAATCGGGCGGTCACACCGCCGTCATCCAGTACGATGGCGCGACGGACTGCGAGGACTCCAGCACCGTGCAGTGGAGCCTCGATGGGAAGGCCTCGGCGGAGATGGAAGGCGTCCGCTGCTCGGCCGCCAGTGGCCCCGCCTTCTCGGCGTGGAGCCTGGCCCTGCTCGGCGCGCTGGGGTTGATGCGCCGCCGCGCCCGGCGCTGAGCCCCGCCGCTTCCCGGCTCACGCCTCCGGAGTGGGTCCCTTCGCCGCCGGGACCCCCGGATAATCCAGCGCGGGACTCTCGATGGTCTGGTTCATTCAGGGGACCAGCTCTCCCGCGAGCAGGGGCGGAGCCGGGGCTGGAGGAGGAGAGCCCAGCCATTGCCGCGACGGAGGAGGAGCCGAGGAAGGAGCGCACACCCCGTTTGGACCAGGCCGGGCTGCTGCGCCGCGTGGTGTTGAGGCTCGAGCCACCCCAGCCAAGAGAGCCAGGTCCCTGCCGCGCACCTCCTGGGAGCGCGGCCAGGGCCGGCGTGTACCCCAACGGGCTGCGCGGCCTGTCCACCGGCCGGGCTCACTGCTCGGGCGGCCCCGTCAGCGGCCCTGCTCGGCTCCTCCGCTCCAGTCCACCACCTCTCAACAGGCCTTCAATCCTTCCTATGCTCTTTGGCGAGTGATTCCCCGAGGCCGTCACGACATCGCGAAGCAGGGCAAGCACCCGCTGAGTGTCCTGGGGCAGACGCCCCCCCGGGTTGGCCGTGGCCAAAGGGGTACAGTCGAGGGTTGACCGGGCGGGGCGACGAGGTGATACGCGGCGATCATGTTCCGCGCACAGCTGGTGTGGCTCGTCTTCGCCTTCGGGATGGGCACCCTCCTGCCTGTCCAGACAGGGATGAACGTTCGGCTCCGGGAGGTGGTCGGCAGTCCGTACCGGGCCTCCCTGGTCAGCTTCTTCGTCGGCACCGTGGCGCTGCTGGTGCTCGTGCTGCTCACGCGCGCGGAGCCGTCCGAGAGAAGTCCCCCCGCATCCACCGCGCCGCCGCCTCTCGAAATGCCGCGAAAGTGCCCAGACACAGGGGATGGAAGAGGGACTCGAGGCAGGCGACGGATGCAGTAGGCTGCGGGTCATGAAAGCCCACGTCATCATGCTGATGCTGGCCGGTGCGGAGCCGGCAACGGAACCCGCGCCGGAGCCGCTGTACGTCCAGGCCTCCACCGTGAACGTCCGCGAGAAGCCTGCTCCCTCGGGCACGCTCGTGGGAACACCGCGCATCGGAACCATGTGCACCCGCGTCTCCACGCAAGAGGACTGGACGGAGGTGGATTGCGCGGGTGTCCGGGGGTGGGTGAAGTCGGAGTTCCTGGCTGCGCGCAGGCCAGATCCGGCCCCGCTCCTCGCCACGTTCCAGGACGAGGCCCTGCCCCTCAAGGAGCGGCTCACCGCGGCCAACCGGCTCCTCGCGCTGGGAGGCCCCGAGGCCCGCTCCATCACCTCACGCGTGAAGGATGTCTTCGTACGCAACGACCTCGCGAACCTGCGGGAGGTGCGCGGCACGAAGCGCTTCAAGACGAAGCCGGTGAAGCTCCAGTGCACCCCGGCCAACGCCTCGGCGCAGGAGGTGGGAAAGGCCCTGGGGGCCGCGCTCTTCGAGGAGAGCAAGGGGTGGCACCACGTCGAATACGACGCGGGGACGGGAGACTTCCTCGGCATCGCGGCGGTCCCCGGTGGCGAGCTGCGCGTGGCGGGAGGCCGCGTGAAACCGGCCGCGCCGAAGTGCTCGGCGGTTGTCGAGATGGACTACCGCGCCCGTGTCGACGCCTCGCTGGAGGTGGCCCTCCTCGGCCAGGAGGTGCCCCCGCCCGAGAAGCGGCCCGCCCGGACCCCGGAGCACAAGCTGGTT contains:
- a CDS encoding DMT family transporter; translation: MFRAQLVWLVFAFGMGTLLPVQTGMNVRLREVVGSPYRASLVSFFVGTVALLVLVLLTRAEPSERSPPASTAPPPLEMPRKCPDTGDGRGTRGRRRMQ